From Fusobacterium varium, one genomic window encodes:
- a CDS encoding transposase produces the protein YKTLNSNMSQQILKEVDGSFKSFFSLLKKKNKGEYKEKIKLPSYLPKNSSTTLVIGFVRLNEDTLVIPYSNSFKKKHKKISIKIPPILLDKKIKEIRIIPKF, from the coding sequence TATAAAACTCTTAATTCTAATATGTCACAACAGATTCTTAAAGAAGTTGATGGTTCTTTTAAGTCTTTTTTTAGTCTTCTAAAAAAGAAAAATAAAGGAGAGTATAAAGAGAAAATTAAACTTCCTAGTTATCTTCCTAAGAACAGTTCTACTACTCTTGTTATTGGTTTTGTTAGACTTAATGAAGATACTCTTGTAATTCCATACTCTAATTCTTTTAAAAAGAAGCATAAAAAGATTTCAATTAAAATTCCACCTATTTTACTTGATAAAAAGATTAAAGAGATTAGAATTATTCCTAAATTTAA